TTAAGAAGCACTATAAAAACTCATATAGATATGTTAGAAAAAAACTACCCTGATATAAAATTTGAGGTTGATATACAAGATTTAAATATCTCTACATGTAAGGATGCATTCATAAGAATAATAGATAATATTTTAACAAATGCAGCTAAGTACAATAAACAAAACGGCTCTGTTAAAATATACTACGACCATAAAACCAATAATTTGCATATTACAGATACAGGAAAGGGGATAAAAAATCCAAAACGTATGTTTGATAGATTTTATAAAGAGCAAGAGAGAGGGATAGGGATAGGTCTTCATATAGTCAAAAAACTATGTGATGAGTTGGGAATAAAAATCAACGTTAACAGTGCGCCAAACGAAGGTACAGAGTTTACTCTAAATGTTTCTAAACTAACACTCGACTAACACTCATGTGCAATAATTACAACATCAAAACAAAAGGATTAACAATGAAAACTTTATCAATAAGTGCAACTTTACTGTTGCTAGGAACTTTAACATTAGGTCTCTCGGCTACGGTTGATGAGCAAATTAGAGCAATTGAAGCGGCAACTACTACACAAGATAGAGTGAGACTTGTAAATGAGTTTAAAACAACTCTGTCAACTATGAGTGAACAAGAGAGAGCGGTGGCTATTGATCAGTTTAGATCTACCATGCAAGCCGATGCAGAGCAGGTTCAAACAAGAACGCAGACTAGGGAAAGAAATCGTCTTAACCAAATGGATGAGACTCAGGTAATGCAACAGAACCAAATAAGAAATCAGAATCAAGTTGGATCACAATATATGCAACAAAATAGTGGTGGTTCTAGCAAATTTATGAATAAAAGATAGGTCTAAAAATAACTAGGAATGTATCGTCATTGTGGCGATACAGGAGGATGCGTACATGTACAAAAAAATAACAACTCTTTTAGCGATAACCTCGCTTAGCTTATATGCTTACAGCGATAAAGATATGGATGGCGTTGATGACACATTGGATAAATGTCCTAACACACACTTCAGTGAATTAGTGGATATGAATGGTTGTACAATTGAAAATTTAGAGGGTGAACACCACTTTGACATAATATATGGTCTTAATTTTACCAAAGCTGATTACACAACCACTGAGAAGACAGATACTACCACGCAGGACTTGCAGTTAGATTACTACTATAGAAACTTTTCCCTTCAACTTATTAGTTCTTACTACGACTACAATAATAAAACATATAATGAGAGTGGTATGAATGATTTATTTATAGGTGCCTACTACAAACTGTCTCCTACGGATGAATTAACTCTACGGTTTGGTGTAGGAGTAGCTATGCCAACGTATGATTCGCTACTAAATAATAATAATTCCGACTACACAGCATCTATGAATATTGGATACAAACTAGAGAGCATAAATTTATTTGCAGGCTACAGCCACACAATGGTAAATGATGATGATGTAGTTGGAGTTGTTTCATATCAAGACACCAACTCATTTACTGTAGGTGCCGGTTTTTATCCGCTAAAAAATCTATATGTAAGTGGCTCATATAATGATAGTGACAGCATATATAAAGATGTAGAGACTATAAAAAGCCTTTCCCTTTATGCTTTTTACAATATAGATGCAAATTGGTTTACGAGTTTTAGTTACTCTTATGGACTAAGCGACAGTGCCAGCGATAGCTCTACATCTTTTCGCATAGGCTACTACTTTTAAAACAGCAACACCTCTTCTGCTTTAACCTCCGTCTCTGCGCGAGGCGGTTTTGAGATATCACTGAAATACTCTTTTTTGCCGTTAATATCTACCTCCATAACCCCATCTGGCACTTCAAACTTTCTTTGAATTTGCGGATAGAGCTTCAAAACATTCTGATAAAACATTGAAAATGCTGGTCCGGCTATTTTACCGCCTGTCTCTTTTATATGCATAGGTGTGTTGTCGTCGTTTCCAAACCATACCACTGTTTCAATTGTTGGTGAATAGCCTGCGAACCATCCATCCATGTTGTTATTTGTAGTTCCTGTTTTTCCTGCAAGCTCTATTCCGCTTGCTCTTGCTCTTCTTCCTGTCCCTTTTTTTATGACATCCCTTAAGATAGTTGTCATTATATAGGCCTGTGTAGGCTCCGTAATAAAGCGCGTTTGCTCTTGTTTCTCATAAATCGTAGTTGATTTTTTATCTATATAGCGTATAAGATGAGGCTCAACTTGAACACCGGCATTAGCAAAAGATGTATAATATTTTGCCAGCTCAAGAGGTGAGAGAGAGATAGTTCCAAGCGAGATAGACAAATCAGGA
The sequence above is drawn from the Candidatus Sulfurimonas baltica genome and encodes:
- a CDS encoding DUF3187 domain-containing protein, with the protein product MYKKITTLLAITSLSLYAYSDKDMDGVDDTLDKCPNTHFSELVDMNGCTIENLEGEHHFDIIYGLNFTKADYTTTEKTDTTTQDLQLDYYYRNFSLQLISSYYDYNNKTYNESGMNDLFIGAYYKLSPTDELTLRFGVGVAMPTYDSLLNNNNSDYTASMNIGYKLESINLFAGYSHTMVNDDDVVGVVSYQDTNSFTVGAGFYPLKNLYVSGSYNDSDSIYKDVETIKSLSLYAFYNIDANWFTSFSYSYGLSDSASDSSTSFRIGYYF